In one window of Methanosarcina vacuolata Z-761 DNA:
- a CDS encoding helix-turn-helix transcriptional regulator, with the protein MNSPLLELIFLSEKRKDLLLFLKDGPKTISEIKENLNVGLVAILPQLKKLRENSLISKTGDIYSLAPLGIAVVGKMKPMMDVLTVFGSKYEYWANHAVESIPDPLRERIGELANCTFSEPPDRTRLFEPHKEFVENLMKSKKISGIASVFHPLYPSLFLTFAKNGVNISILVTCPIYERIKEEYGPELSEFLKFENASFYVCSKKIELAYAVTDRFLSLTLPFSDGTYDHIEDVLCFEPQAIRWGEDLFAYYRKISDKLTEIH; encoded by the coding sequence ATGAACAGCCCGCTTCTAGAATTGATTTTCCTTTCCGAAAAAAGGAAAGATCTTCTTTTATTTTTGAAGGATGGGCCCAAAACGATTTCCGAGATCAAAGAAAACCTGAATGTAGGTCTGGTGGCAATTCTCCCTCAATTAAAAAAACTGAGGGAAAACTCCTTGATTTCAAAGACAGGTGATATCTACAGCTTAGCTCCTCTCGGGATAGCAGTAGTTGGCAAAATGAAGCCAATGATGGATGTCTTAACTGTCTTCGGAAGCAAATATGAATATTGGGCAAACCATGCAGTTGAGTCCATACCCGACCCTCTGCGGGAAAGAATAGGAGAGCTGGCTAACTGCACGTTTTCCGAACCCCCCGATAGGACGCGCCTCTTTGAGCCTCACAAAGAATTTGTGGAAAACCTTATGAAATCAAAAAAAATAAGCGGTATTGCCTCGGTTTTTCACCCTCTTTATCCATCTCTATTTCTTACTTTCGCAAAAAATGGAGTGAACATTTCTATTCTCGTAACTTGCCCGATTTATGAGAGAATAAAAGAAGAATATGGTCCTGAATTAAGTGAATTTCTTAAATTCGAAAATGCAAGTTTCTACGTTTGCAGCAAAAAAATCGAACTTGCCTATGCAGTTACCGATAGGTTCCTTTCTCTCACCCTACCTTTTTCAGACGGCACTTACGACCATATAGAAGATGTCCTGTGTTTTGAACCTCAGGCTATACGGTGGGGAGAAGACCTTTTTGCTTATTACAGGAAGATCTCGGATAAACTTACTGAAATTCACTGA
- the tsaA gene encoding tRNA (N6-threonylcarbamoyladenosine(37)-N6)-methyltransferase TrmO — MNEIPEASERIEMVPVGYVENDYLEPVYNEEVYNKVSKIALKKEFTEGLYRIEDFEKLYILFYFSKSKGYKLIHRRHYDGEISGVFASRSPYRPNGIGLTIVELLKVEGNVLHVKGLDAINGTHVLDIKPYIKETEQVDNETTD; from the coding sequence ATGAATGAAATTCCTGAGGCTTCCGAAAGAATTGAAATGGTCCCTGTAGGCTACGTTGAAAACGACTACCTTGAACCGGTATACAATGAAGAGGTATACAATAAAGTCTCAAAGATAGCCCTCAAGAAAGAGTTTACAGAGGGGCTTTACAGAATCGAAGACTTTGAAAAACTGTACATTCTGTTTTATTTCAGCAAATCGAAAGGATATAAGCTCATCCACCGCCGCCATTATGATGGGGAAATCTCCGGAGTCTTTGCCAGCCGGAGCCCTTATCGCCCTAACGGGATAGGGCTTACCATTGTAGAGCTTTTGAAAGTGGAGGGTAATGTGCTCCATGTAAAAGGGCTTGATGCAATTAATGGAACACATGTGCTTGATATTAAACCTTACATAAAAGAGACTGAACAAGTTGACAATGAAACAACGGACTGA
- a CDS encoding FmdE family protein, which yields MDFNTAVQFHGHVCPGLSIGYRVATLAANHFKDRSKDEELVAIVENRSCAVDAIQAINGCTCGKGNLIFKDHGKHVYTYFKRGDNKALRISLKPDALPTDEKHTELFAKLRAGTASPEEAKEFRASHDAKSQRILEMPEEELFWIREVEAEPPEKAIIYPTLVCSKCGEGFMEPMGRVKNGKIVCIPCFEAKDE from the coding sequence TTGGATTTCAATACTGCAGTACAGTTTCATGGACATGTCTGCCCCGGACTTTCCATTGGCTACAGAGTAGCAACACTTGCCGCCAACCACTTCAAAGATCGCAGCAAAGATGAAGAACTGGTCGCAATTGTAGAAAACCGGTCCTGCGCCGTGGATGCCATTCAGGCAATAAACGGGTGCACCTGTGGGAAAGGGAATCTAATTTTCAAGGATCATGGGAAACATGTTTACACATACTTCAAAAGAGGCGATAATAAAGCTCTGAGGATTTCCCTGAAACCCGATGCTCTCCCCACGGACGAAAAGCACACCGAACTCTTCGCAAAATTAAGGGCAGGCACTGCAAGCCCAGAAGAGGCAAAAGAGTTTCGGGCCTCTCATGACGCAAAAAGCCAGAGAATACTGGAAATGCCCGAAGAAGAGCTTTTCTGGATTAGGGAAGTTGAAGCCGAGCCACCGGAAAAAGCCATAATTTACCCCACCCTGGTCTGCAGTAAATGTGGAGAAGGTTTCATGGAGCCTATGGGCAGGGTTAAAAATGGAAAAATAGTTTGCATTCCATGTTTTGAGGCAAAAGATGAATGA
- a CDS encoding class I SAM-dependent methyltransferase, which translates to MSSKLFIPPNKIKFCDEKYHGSFSYTDYNYLKPGLATKIKKRHFEIALKLTSDYFHKVNVIDLGCADGPFLPSLAKHFNTVVGIEYNQKAINFAKIAVDKQCLHNVSLFCNKNQKISDIKKELSTQIFSIIFLMEVMEHVGSNWKTMYQDKLVFLKEASTLIESDGFIVISVPKMIGLSFLIQTVGQMVFNLDNKKHILNMPLKDFLKCVFLNDTDDLEYLWVPFYTHMGFNHKKFEYYIKKDFDIIKSKSDLFQQIYIIKIKS; encoded by the coding sequence ATGTCTTCTAAACTATTTATACCACCAAATAAAATCAAATTCTGTGATGAAAAATACCACGGATCTTTTTCTTACACTGATTATAATTACTTAAAACCCGGTTTGGCAACAAAAATAAAAAAAAGACATTTTGAAATCGCATTAAAATTAACTTCAGATTACTTCCATAAAGTTAATGTTATAGATCTAGGATGCGCAGATGGTCCATTTCTTCCATCATTGGCAAAGCATTTTAATACCGTTGTTGGGATAGAATACAATCAAAAAGCTATAAATTTTGCAAAAATAGCAGTAGATAAACAATGTTTACATAACGTTTCATTATTTTGTAATAAAAACCAAAAAATAAGCGATATAAAAAAGGAGCTAAGCACACAAATATTTTCAATTATTTTCTTAATGGAAGTTATGGAACATGTTGGAAGCAATTGGAAGACCATGTATCAAGATAAATTAGTATTCCTAAAAGAAGCGAGTACACTAATCGAATCTGACGGTTTTATTGTGATTTCTGTCCCAAAAATGATCGGGCTGAGTTTTCTAATACAAACCGTCGGACAGATGGTTTTTAACCTGGATAATAAGAAACATATCCTTAATATGCCTCTTAAAGATTTCCTTAAATGTGTTTTTTTAAACGATACTGATGACCTCGAATATCTTTGGGTACCTTTTTACACCCATATGGGTTTTAATCATAAAAAATTTGAGTACTATATCAAAAAAGATTTTGATATAATAAAATCTAAATCTGACCTATTTCAGCAAATATACATAATAAAAATCAAGTCATAA
- a CDS encoding ribose 1,5-bisphosphate isomerase → MQKVQETAEKIRTMEIRGAGRIAKAAAEAIRDYATELDAASMEEFSARIKEVSNLLISTRPTAVSLPNAVKLSSKYSSANVEEARQEIIKNSNLFIEIADKALEKIGKIGSRRIRDGDVIMTHCNSHAALSIITTAFEDGKDISVIATESRPRRQGLLTIRHLNNFGIPTTLIVDSAVRYYMKDVDKVVVGADAIAANGALVNKIGTSQLALAAHEARKSFMVAAETFKFSPSTIVGNPIEIEERSVDEVVDPIVLKELSHVQVRNPAFDFTPAEYIDMIVTDIGIIPPEMAYTVIKEHLGWELGDL, encoded by the coding sequence ATGCAAAAAGTTCAGGAAACCGCAGAAAAAATCCGGACAATGGAGATCCGGGGTGCAGGCAGGATTGCAAAAGCCGCTGCTGAAGCTATCAGAGATTATGCCACAGAGCTGGACGCAGCTTCAATGGAAGAATTCAGTGCCAGAATAAAGGAAGTCTCTAATCTTCTCATCAGTACCCGCCCGACAGCTGTTTCCCTCCCGAATGCCGTGAAACTCTCATCAAAGTATTCTTCAGCAAACGTGGAGGAAGCAAGGCAGGAAATTATTAAAAATTCAAACCTCTTTATTGAGATAGCTGACAAAGCCCTTGAAAAAATCGGAAAAATTGGGTCGAGAAGAATTCGGGACGGGGATGTTATAATGACCCACTGCAATTCCCATGCTGCTCTTTCGATCATCACAACAGCCTTTGAAGATGGAAAGGATATTTCGGTAATTGCTACTGAAAGCCGTCCCAGGCGCCAGGGCTTATTGACAATTCGCCACCTTAACAATTTTGGAATTCCCACAACCCTGATTGTAGATTCTGCGGTGCGTTACTACATGAAAGACGTGGATAAGGTTGTTGTCGGGGCTGATGCTATTGCAGCTAATGGCGCACTGGTAAACAAGATTGGGACATCACAGCTTGCGCTTGCAGCCCATGAGGCCAGAAAAAGTTTTATGGTCGCTGCCGAGACCTTCAAGTTTAGCCCGAGCACGATTGTAGGAAACCCCATAGAAATCGAAGAAAGGTCTGTAGACGAGGTAGTCGATCCTATAGTCCTGAAAGAGCTTTCTCATGTGCAGGTAAGAAATCCAGCTTTTGACTTCACGCCTGCCGAATACATTGATATGATCGTAACTGATATTGGAATTATCCCGCCTGAAATGGCATATACCGTTATAAAAGAACATCTTGGCTGGGAGCTTGGGGATTTATAA